One Cryptomeria japonica chromosome 9, Sugi_1.0, whole genome shotgun sequence genomic window carries:
- the LOC131042840 gene encoding major allergen Pru ar 1, with product MVAGSFTVEVESSVEPKRLWNATVNDSHNLLPKQAPGIIAAVTILQGDGGVGTIRQVDFTPANKDFSYVKERVDQVDEDNLVFSFSHVEGGVLGTKLASANHHMKFSPKAGGGSIATFTVSYDSLPGVLLDESKLQEFKANSIGLFRLVEQYLLANPTLYL from the exons ATGGTGGCAGGAAGCTTTACTGTGGAAGTTGAATCTTCAGTGGAGCCAAAAAGGCTGTGGAATGCAACTGTGAATGACTCCCACAACTTGTTGCCAAAGCAAGCCCCAGGGATCATAGCAGCTGTCACAATTCTTCAAGGAGATGGAGGTGTGGGAACCATTCGGCAAGTCGATTTCACTCCAG CCAACAAGGATTTTAGCTATGTGAAAGAGAGAGTGGACCAAGTTGATGAGGACAACTTGGTTTTTAGTTTCAGCCATGTGGAGGGAGGAGTGTTGGGGACAAAATTGGCTTCAGCAAACCACCACATGAAGTTCAGCCCCAAAGCAGGGGGTGGATCCATTGCGACTTTTACAGTCAGTTATGACAGCCTCCCTGGTGTTCTCCTTGATGAATCCAAACTTCAGGAGTTCAAGGCCAACAGCATTGGCTTGTTCAGACTGGTGGAGCAATATCTCCTTGCCAATCCCACTTTATATTTATAA